One region of Enterobacter ludwigii genomic DNA includes:
- a CDS encoding alkene reductase has product MSKLFTPYNLSGLALKNRVVMAPMTRTRTMNDVPDEVVALYYAQRASAGLLITEGMPVSEEGRGYLYTPGIYNDEHVQGWRKVTQAVHAKGGRIFAQLWHVGRMSHVSLQPGHIAPVSAGTVQAVNTTVFALTESGEPGPVVPSQPRALETHEVKRITADFVHSARLAMEAGFDGVEIMAANGFIFDQFLSSELNTRTDEYGGSVENRQRFLLETIDAVAEAVGNSHVAVRLSPFGRIYDLAPYEGEEQTWSAITDALGQRELAYVHLYYQPVYTKAPLPEGFRRRFRNTFKGTIIAAGGFTRDIAEQALEDDELDLVAFGVPYIANPDLVERMQNGWPLAESDRATYYGVSGSPEKGYTDYPVWQAQ; this is encoded by the coding sequence ATGAGTAAGCTTTTCACCCCCTACAATCTGTCTGGCCTGGCGTTAAAAAACCGTGTAGTCATGGCACCGATGACCCGCACCCGCACCATGAATGACGTGCCGGATGAGGTCGTGGCTTTGTACTATGCACAGCGTGCTTCTGCTGGCCTGCTCATCACCGAAGGGATGCCGGTTTCAGAAGAAGGCCGGGGTTACCTCTATACCCCTGGTATCTACAACGACGAACACGTCCAGGGCTGGCGTAAGGTGACACAAGCGGTTCACGCCAAAGGTGGCCGTATTTTCGCGCAGCTCTGGCACGTCGGCCGTATGTCTCACGTCTCTCTTCAGCCAGGCCACATAGCGCCGGTTTCAGCGGGCACCGTTCAGGCGGTCAATACCACCGTTTTTGCGCTGACCGAATCCGGAGAACCGGGCCCGGTTGTACCAAGCCAGCCACGCGCGCTGGAAACGCATGAAGTGAAACGCATCACTGCAGACTTCGTGCACTCCGCACGCCTGGCGATGGAAGCCGGCTTTGACGGTGTGGAAATCATGGCTGCAAACGGATTCATCTTTGACCAGTTCCTCAGTAGCGAACTGAACACCCGCACTGACGAATACGGCGGCTCGGTGGAAAATCGTCAGCGTTTCCTGCTGGAGACCATTGACGCCGTGGCGGAAGCCGTGGGTAACAGCCACGTTGCCGTGCGCCTGTCACCGTTCGGCCGCATTTATGACCTCGCGCCGTATGAAGGTGAAGAGCAAACCTGGTCAGCCATCACCGACGCGCTCGGTCAGCGGGAGCTGGCTTACGTACACCTTTACTATCAGCCGGTGTACACCAAAGCGCCACTTCCGGAAGGATTCCGCCGCCGTTTTCGCAACACGTTTAAAGGCACCATCATCGCTGCCGGCGGTTTCACCCGTGATATCGCAGAGCAGGCTCTGGAAGATGATGAGCTGGATCTGGTGGCATTTGGTGTGCCCTACATCGCTAACCCGGATCTGGTTGAAAGAATGCAAAACGGCTGGCCACTGGCAGAAAGTGACCGCGCCACCTACTACGGCGTCAGTGGTTCCCCGGAAAAAGGCTATACCGATTACCCGGTCTGGCAGGCGCAATAA
- a CDS encoding DsbA family oxidoreductase, which translates to MQTLKPTLTIDIWSDLVCPWCWIAKKRFEQGLNRFEFRDQVVIRHHSYRLAGGTPAMPFKDAIVKKLGSQHSAELMMNQVGTAGKSEGLIYNFDGMMFGDTEDAHTLLVAARKAGIADAVEERFYHGSITEGRSLFDRQQLVAMAVEAGMEKADAEAALENDDFRATVSDDEAHAQSIGLSGVPVFVMNEKYAISGAQGADNFLNALRQVWDEQQTEFSATAGQTCGTDGCSI; encoded by the coding sequence ATGCAAACGCTGAAACCCACCCTCACCATCGATATCTGGTCAGATTTGGTCTGCCCGTGGTGCTGGATTGCTAAGAAAAGATTTGAACAGGGTCTGAATCGCTTTGAATTTCGCGATCAGGTGGTGATCCGTCATCACAGCTACCGTCTGGCCGGTGGTACTCCCGCTATGCCTTTTAAGGATGCCATCGTTAAAAAACTGGGCAGTCAACATTCAGCGGAGCTGATGATGAATCAGGTGGGCACCGCCGGTAAATCTGAAGGTCTGATCTACAACTTTGACGGCATGATGTTTGGTGATACAGAAGATGCACACACCCTGCTGGTTGCCGCGCGTAAGGCCGGAATTGCGGACGCGGTGGAAGAACGTTTTTATCACGGCAGTATCACCGAAGGTCGCTCTCTCTTTGACCGTCAGCAGCTCGTTGCAATGGCCGTAGAAGCCGGTATGGAGAAAGCTGACGCCGAAGCCGCTCTGGAAAATGACGATTTTCGCGCCACCGTTTCCGACGATGAAGCCCACGCACAGTCTATTGGCCTCAGCGGCGTTCCGGTTTTTGTGATGAACGAGAAATACGCCATCAGCGGGGCTCAGGGGGCAGACAACTTTTTGAATGCCCTGCGTCAGGTCTGGGATGAACAGCAAACCGAATTTTCAGCCACAGCGGGTCAGACCTGCGGAACGGATGGCTGCAGCATTTAA